The nucleotide sequence TTATATTTATATTTTTTTTATTTGTTTCCTGCAAGGTAAATATGAATGCAGACTTAAAACAAAATTTAGACATTAGAATTGTTTCATTAGCACCTTCAAATACAGAAATTTTAGTTGGATTAAATTTAGGAAATAATATTATTGGAATTGATCAGTATTCTAAGGGGATTAATGGATTGAATGAAAATATTCAGGTATTTGAAATTGGTGATCCTAATATTGAGGCTATACTAAAACTTAATCCTACGCATTTGATATTATCAGGATATACATCAGAATTATCTAGATATGTAGAACTTGAAAAAAGTGGAGTTAATGTTATAAATATAGATACTCCAATAAGTGTTCAAGGAATATATGATTCTATCAAGTTGATTGGTAAGAGTTTTAATAAAGATGATGAAAGTTATGAGATGATTAAATCACTTAAGAGTGATATTGAGAGTATTACAAAAGATAATAAAAATGAAAAAGTAAGTGTTTATTTTGAAATTTCAAAGGCTCCTTATCTATATAGTTTTGGAAGAAATACATATTTAAATGAAATTATTGAATTATCTGGTGGAAAAAATATATTTAAGGATTTAGAAGGATGGATTTCTCCGAACGAAGAATCTGTTATAAAAAATAATCCGCAAATAATTTTTACAAATGTAAATGATGAAAGTAATATTTATGAGATAAAAAATAGAGTTGGATGGGAAAATGTAGATGCAGTTAAAAACAATAGGATTTATTACATTGATAAGAATATGTCTTCTAGAGCATCCCAATTTTTTATAGGTGCTTTAAGGGAAATTGCGAAGTATATAAGAGATTACAGTAATGAAAAGTAATATTTTAATTAGATTTATATTTGTCATTGTGATTTCATTTATAGCTGTTACCTTAGGATTAATAATTGGAGGTGGAGCTGATAACTTAGAAAATATTTTTAGGATAATTTTACATAAATTGTTTGGTATGAATTTGAAAGAAAGTATTTCACCAACAGAAGTTAGCATTATCTGGAATATAAGGTTTCCAAGAGTATTATTAGCTTTTATGGTTGGAGGAATGTTATCTGTTAGTGGAGTTATTATTCAGTCTGTGCTTAGAAATCCATTAGCATCCTCCTATACTATGGGAATATCTTCAGGTGCTTCCCTAGGAATTGGAATTTTTACAGTAGGGAATATTTCATTT is from Candidatus Arthromitus sp. SFB-rat-Yit and encodes:
- a CDS encoding ABC transporter substrate-binding protein — protein: MRFLKKILLFTSFIFIFFLFVSCKVNMNADLKQNLDIRIVSLAPSNTEILVGLNLGNNIIGIDQYSKGINGLNENIQVFEIGDPNIEAILKLNPTHLILSGYTSELSRYVELEKSGVNVINIDTPISVQGIYDSIKLIGKSFNKDDESYEMIKSLKSDIESITKDNKNEKVSVYFEISKAPYLYSFGRNTYLNEIIELSGGKNIFKDLEGWISPNEESVIKNNPQIIFTNVNDESNIYEIKNRVGWENVDAVKNNRIYYIDKNMSSRASQFFIGALREIAKYIRDYSNEK